A section of the Labrus mixtus chromosome 15, fLabMix1.1, whole genome shotgun sequence genome encodes:
- the LOC132989475 gene encoding sushi domain-containing protein 3, which produces MSAATASITDVSRTNFINGRDLSSSVQSQAQCTPMPLPALGTQRIIQGNGTNVGTVISLQCPAKHKLMGGELTCVLGPNSTQWVGQTYCKPLSAFEDYGFRVAVLASIVSSAIIFFMSMAFITCCLLDCIKEDKRKQHESDPEMWQWEEQAQQQEDRRSRYSHKSRNNNNNNTQEKLSSLWDTSISASCENMRASRYHQQYTHQPVCTCGPVPLLSALPGCDYDQPLLPRNPQYAQISSEPPQCSRPPQSTIQSASPGPDQVPAVGSGRMWQYGGHQISLSGGNPSNTDETNMRNLKKEFSIRIISV; this is translated from the exons ATGTCGGCGGCAACAGCCTCAATAACAGATGTGTCCAGGACCAATTTTATTAACGGACGTGACCTAAGTAGCTCAG TTCAGTCCCAGGCTCAGTGCACACCTATGCCCTTACCTGCCCTGGGCACTCAAAGGATCATCCAGGGAAATGGTACCAATGTGGGCACAGTCATTTCCCTGCAGTGCCcagccaaacacaaactgatgGGAGGGGAACTAACATGTGTACTAGGCCCAAACAGCACCCAGTGGGTGGGCCAGACCTACTGTAAAC CTCTATCTGCGTTTGAGGACTATGGTTTCCGAGTAGCCGTGCTGGCATCTATTGTGAGCTCAGCCATTATCTTCTTCATGTCCATGGCCTTCATCACCTGCTGTTTGCTCGACTGCATCAAAGAGGACAAAAGGAAACAGCATGAGAG tGATCCAGAGATGTGGCAGTGGGAGGAGCAGGCCCAACAACAAGAGGACAGGCGGTCTCGCTACAGTCATAAAAgcaggaacaacaacaacaacaatacccAGGAGAAGCTGAGTTCACTGTGGGACACCAGTATCTCAGCCTCGTGTGAAAACATGAGGGCCTCCAG ATATCATCAACAGTACACCCATCAACCTGTCTGCACGTGTGGCCCAGTTCCTCTGCTATCTGCTCTCCCTGGCTGTGACTATGACCAGCCTCTATTACCCAGAAACCCACAGTATGCACAGATTTCCAGTGAACCACCTCAATGCAGCAGACCTCCTCAGTCAACCATTCAAAGTGCAAGTCCAGGCCCTGACCAGGTCCCAGCAGTAGGTTCTGGTAGGATGTGGCAGTATGGAGGACATCAGATCAGTTTGTCCGGAGGGAACCCATCAAACACAGATGAGACCAACATGAGGAATTTAAAGAAGGAATTTTCTATTCGGATTATATCGGTGTGA